The proteins below are encoded in one region of Rhododendron vialii isolate Sample 1 chromosome 7a, ASM3025357v1:
- the LOC131333992 gene encoding uncharacterized protein LOC131333992, translating into MESDDDYESFSPPQQPSPPLHHRKLKRLKKSIHVANGVVSVEKSLESRDLESRRAHEAFGGENESNSGLGFDDVGDGCEKKMLDRSGGVGENELEGFGVENELSSGFGGRRFGGGREESKRDLGFDNLHGERSDWSGGEGENGAGLEMERVKEKRVNEGGLDGSEECDGGGDELNCAMDGVGVGGERKEAKRVLDFDDVGGRVEEKRVSEADLNESEECDDVGGDETNCGFDGVGFGEGRKETKRVLDFDDVGEGFEGKESDQSGGVEGSAADLKAGRREKKRVSEEDSSESKGNKKKKKSGKSDGDVVRPKTSSSNRRREEKERKIYLQQLHAESQRLLRETRDATFKPVPVVQKPISSVLEKIRQRKLEVLKKTISLQNKWSAAANNANLMEDKMDLDSEKVVAVEREVDISVEVVQEETIVCHADVESGVDVSHVDGTQEEARQSSDENTPSQLAVDEQSMHAFRAPVDDTQDLFGDSQSSEGKDTLYDDQNDSPTEEILAPSLLAMNLKFDSAPGDDISDDEEYNDKENIAPDRNDNGLSSPQGDPVKAFVDDEAVEEDDSDNDLMRFQEDEEDGDIEDYDELKDLIATGYDEKPIDNEMRNELHQKWLEQQDATGTDNLLQRLKFGSILKDTGLLDEDEEEGEDNEDDEEFGDEAVENNAKASVVRMNSRKAKQMIPHMFSDMNDGYLSDGEETERKLAKQRLLDKSEEQVTLLSPAKDESCREVFGLIKKLNIVPDAKKKAKTSSFFDKMLTGRSSNGSSKSSFLGRATSNSLPLSHKKGASTVRSFIFGRDDSNSRNSASISEDSSDVIPRENLPARNTVAKFSSSQSRVSIQSRKDPAEAVSGASLFEILKRSSMQSNVCNQDTTVGLTQTVYAAFKIPKKPVKIEGRS; encoded by the exons ATGGAAAGCGACGACGATTACGAATCCTTCTCTCCTCCCCAACAACCCTCGCCCCCGCTCCACCACCGAAAGCTCAAACGCCTGAAGAAATCAATTCACGTTGCGAACGGAGTGGTGTCGGTCGAAAAATCGCTAGAATCGCGGGATCTGGAGTCTCGGCGGGCACATGAGGCCTTTGGAGGTGAAAATGAGTCGAATTCTGGTTTAGGGTTTGATGACGTTGGCGACGGatgtgaaaagaaaatgttgGATCGAAGCGGGGGAGTGGGAGAAAATGAATTGGAGGGTTTTGGTGTTGAAAATGAGTTGAGTTCTGGTTTTGGTGGTAGGCGATTTGGCGGAGGTCGTGAGGAGAGTAAGAGGGACTTAGGGTTTGATAATTTGCATGGGGAAAGGTCGGATTGGAGCGGTGGAGAGGGAGAAAATGGGGCGGGTTTGGAGATGGAGAGAGTGAAGGAGAAGCGGGTTAACGAAGGGGGTTTGGATGGATCTGAGGaatgtgatggtggtggtgatgagtTGAATTGTGCGATGGATGGGGTGGGAGTCGGTGGAGAGCGGAAGGAAGCGAagagggttttggattttgatgatGTTGGTGGGAGAGTTGAGGAGAAACGGGTTAGCGAAGCGGATTTGAATGAATCTGAGGAATGTGATGATGTTGGTGGTGATGAGACAAATTGTGGATTTGATGGCGTGGGATTTGGAGAAGGTCGGAAGGAGACTAagagggttttggattttgatgatGTTGGTGAGGGATTTGAAGGGAAAGAGTCTGATCAAAGTGGTGGAGTGGAAGGAAGTGCAGCGGATTTGAAGGCAGGGAGACGTGAGAAGAAACGGGTTAGTGAAGAGGATTCGAGTGAAAGTAAAgggaacaagaagaagaagaagagtggtAAGAGTGATGGTGATGTTGTGAGGCCCAAAACATCTTCTTCCAATAGAAGAAGGGAAGAAAAG gaaagaaaaatttatctGCAGCAGCTTCATGCCGAGTCTCAGAGACTCTTGCGAG aaactAGAGATGCCACCTTTAAGCCTGTTCCAGTTGTACAAAAACCTATATCATCCGTGTTGGAGAAGATTCGACAAAGGAAGCTTGAGGTGTTGAAGAA aacTATTAGTCTGCAAAATAAATGGTCTGCTGCTGCGAACAATGCAAATTTGATGGAGGACAAAATGGACCTTGATTCAGAAAAAGTCGTTGCcgtagagagagaagttgataTATCTGTTGAAGTGGTGCAAGAGGAGACAATAGTGTGTCATGCTGATGTGGAGAGTGGGGTGGATGTATCTCATGTGGATGGAACTCAGGAAGAAGCAAGACAGTCAAGTGATGAAAATACTCCCTCCCAATTG GCTGTGGATGAGCAATCAATGCATGCATTTCGAGCTCCAGTTGACGATACTCAG GATCTGTTTGGTGATTCTCAATCAAGTGAAGGGAAAGATACCTTGTATGATGACCAGAATGATAGTCCTACGGAAGAAATTTTGGCACCATCTCTCCTTGCAATGAACTTGAAGTTTGATTCCGCTCCTGGTGATGACAT TTCTGATGACGAAGAGTACAATGACAAGGAGAACATTGCTCCAGATAGAAATGATAATGGATTATCTTCTCCACAAGGTGACCCTGTTAAAGCTTTTGTTGATGATGAAGCTGTGGAAGAAGATGACAGTGACAATGACCTAATGCGCTtccaagaagatgaagaagatgggGACATTGAAGATTACGACGAACTTAAGGATCTGATAGCAACTGGGTATGATGAGAAGCCAATTGATAACGAAATGCGCAATGAACTTCATCAGAAGTGGTTGGAGCAACAGGATGCAACTGGGACAGACAATCTTTTGCAGAGACTGAAGTTTGGTTCAATACTCAAAGACACAGGTTTGCTTGATGaggacgaagaagaaggagaagataatGAGGATGATGAAGAATTTGGGGATGAAGCTGTGGAAAACAATGCAAAAGCAAGTGTGGTTCGAATGAATTCAAGAAAAGCAAAGCAAATGATTCCTCACATGTTTTCTGATATGAATGATGGTTACTTATCTGACGGcgaagagacagagagaaagcTAGCTAAACAGCGACTTCTTGATAAAAGT GAAGAGCAAGTTACCTTGTTGTCTCCAGCCAAGGATGAGAGTTGTAGAGAAGTGTTTGGCCTCATAAAGAAGTTGAATATCGTGCCTGATGccaaaaagaaagcaaaaacatCAT CATTTTTTGATAAGATGCTAACAGGAAGAAGTAGCAATGGCTCTTCAAAG TCATCTTTCCTCGGTCGAGCAACAAGCAATTCTCTTCCGTTGTCTCATAAGAAAGGAGCAAGCACAGTTCGCTCTTTCATTTTCGGACGGGATGACAGTAATAGCAGGAATTCAGCGTCAATATCAGAGGATTCTTCTGATGTG ATTCCAAGAGAAAATCTACCAGCAAGGAATACAGTGGCCAAATTCAGTAGCTCACAATCCAGAGTGAGTATTCAAAGTAGAAAGGATCCTGCAGAAGCTGTTTCCGGTGCTTCactttttgagattttgaagCGATCATCAATGCAGTCAAATGTTTGTAACCAGGATACTACGGTTGGTCTAACGCAAACTGTATATGCTGCGTTTAAAATTCCAAAGAAGCCGGTAAAGATCGAAGGAAGGAGCTAG